The genomic region TTTCATGCCACCGGACAGCTCGGCCGGGAACTTTCCCTCGGAGCCGGCGAGCCCGACGGCGCGCAGGCGCTCGCGAACGCGCGTCGCAATCGCGTCGGGCGGCAGATCGCCCCGTCGCACGAGCGGAAACGCAACATTTTGCTCGACGGTCATGAAGTCGAACAGGGCGTAGTTCTGAAACAACATGCCGATCCGTTGGCGCACGCGCATCAGCTCGGGCTCGGAAAGCGCGGTCACCTCATCGCCGCCGACGACGATCCGGCCGGCGTCGGGCCGCAGCAGGCCGCAGATCAGCTTGAGCAGCACCGTCTTGCCGCACGCGGCCGGTCCGATGATGCCGAACCGCGCGCCGCGCGGGATGGCGAGGTCGACGCCGTCCAGAAGCGGCGTTCGCCCGAACGCGATGCGCACGCCCTCGATCCGGATCATCGGCGTGCCGCGACTATAACCGACAGGCGAGGCGTGCGCGCAGGGCGGGCGCACGCTCCAGTTCGTACTTGGAGTCGGGCCAACGGGCGCGCAGGCGCGCGAGCGCGCGGCACGCGCGATCCGCGTCGCCGGCCGCGGCGTAGGTGGCCGCGCGCTCGAACGCGGCGTCGTCGCGCAGGACTGACGCCGGGTAGTCGCGGTCGAGCGCGGCGAGGGCCGCCAGCGCGCCGCGCGTGTCGCCGAGGTCGTCGCGTAGGGTCACCGCGATCTGCAGCCACGCGTCGTCGAACCATTCCGAGTTGTAGGAGCCGTTGAACCAGGCCACCTCGCGGGTCGCGAGCAGCTTTCGCCACCGCGCCACGGCACCGCGCGGGTCGCCGAGCGCGCGAGCCAGCTTGCCGCCGTGCCACAGGGCGTCGTCGAACAGCGGCCCGTTCGGCCAGCGCTCGGCGATCGCGTCGTACAGGGCGAGGGCCGTGCGCGGCTCGCCCAGTTCGTTGCGCGCAAGGTCGGCCAGCGCAAACAACAGGTTGTCCGCGATCGCGGTGTCGGCAAGGCGCTCGGCAAGCGCGGCGAACGCGCGGTACAGCGCGCGCGGATCGCGGCGGCGCCCGTCGCGAAGCAGGGCGCGCACCGCGTCGTCGGCGCCGGTGGTGTCGGGCGCCTCCGCGATCGCCCGCCACCAGAGGGCGTAGGCGCGCGCGTCGTCGCCGAGGCGCAGGCGCAGCGCGCCGGCCCGGTACAGCGCGGTGCCGGTAGGCACCGGCGCACCGCCGACGGCGGCGGGAATCGCCTCATAGGCGTCGGCCGCGTCCGCGCCGCGTCCCATGCGGTCGAGCAGCTCCGCCCGGCCGAGCAGCGCCTGGACGCACGGGTCGCGCGCCGCGTCGCGGTCGGCGCGCGGAGGACACGCCGCGATCGCGTCGTCGTACGCCGCCAGCGCGCGATCCCACGCCCCGATCTCGACGAGCCGCTCGGCGCGCGCCAGCGGTGCGGGCGTGCGCGGCGGGGCGCATGCGACGACCGCGGCGACCGCGACGGCGGCTCGGATCATGCCGCCGCGAGCAGCTCGGCCGCGCGCGCGCACGCGGCCCGGTCGACGTCGTAGTGGGTCACCAGGCGCAGGCGCTGCGGCCCGACCGGCACGACCAGCACGCCGCGATGTGCGGCGCGCCGTGCGACGTCAGCCGCCGTGCCGCGCGACACGTCGACGTCCACCAGCACAATGTTGGTGTGGATCCGGTCGACGTCGACGGAAAAGCCGTCGGCGTTGGCAAGCGCTTCGCCGAGCAGGCGCGCGTTGGCGTGATCGTCGGCGAGGCGCGCGCGATTGTGGTCGAGCGCGAACAGCCCGGCCGCCGCGAGAATCCCGACCTGGCGCATCGCACCGCCGAGCATTTTGCGAAGTCGGTGCGCGCGTCGGATGTCGTCGGCCCGCCCGCAGATCAGCGAGCCGGCGGGCGCGCCGAGGCCCTTGCTCAAACAGACCTGCACCGTGTCGAATCCGGCCGCGAGGTCGCGCTCCGGCACACCTTGGGCGACCGCGGCGTTCCACAGGCGCGCGCCGTCGAGGTGCGCGCGCAGACCGAGGCGTCGCGCCGCCGCGAGTACGCCGGCGAGCGCGTCGCGGTCCCAGCACAGCCCGCCGCCCATGTTGTGCGTATTCTCGACCACGACCAGTGACGTCGGCGGGGCGTGGTGGTCGTCCGGTTTGTATGCGGCCTCGACCTGCGCGGCGGAAAACCGGCCATCGCCGTCGAGCACGGTGAACTGGACGCCCGCGAATGCGCCTCCTGCGCCGGCTTCGAAGGTGTACGTGTGGGCGCTGCGGCCGACCAGGACGTCGTCGCCCGGGCGCGCGTTGACGTGAAGCGCGATCTGGTTCGCCATCGTTCCGCTCGGAACGAACAGGGCGGCTTCGGTGCCGAGCAAGTCGGCGACGCGGTCCTGTAGGCGACGCACCGTCGGGTCGTCGCCCAGCACGTCGTCGCCCACCTCCGCCTCGGCCATCGCCCGGCGCATGGCGGGGCTGGGGCGCGTGACCGTGTCCGAGCGCAGGTCGATGACGGGCGTGGCCGGAGTCATGGTCGCCGAATGTACACCAGGCCCTTGCCCGAGCCGGCGTAGACGTCGCCGGTCGCCGGATCGACGACGATCGACTTGAGATCGGTCCGGTCCTCCAGGCCGCTCTGCGCGCCCATCGCGATCCACTGGCCGCGGTCGGCGTTGAACCGCGCGGCGCCGGACTTGGTCGCGAGCCACGCGTGCCGTCCGTCGACCGCGACCGCCCGCACGTTGTCCGACGGCAGCCCATCCGCCATGGTGTAGCGCGCGGTCACTTCGCCGGTCGCCGCGTCGGCCACCGCGGCGCCGAGGGCGTCGCTCGCCAGCCACATCGGGCCGTCGTCGGCGATCGCGATGTCGCGAATCTTGCTGTCGCCGCCGGCCGACACGCCGAACGGATCGAGGTCGACGCCCGCCCGGTCGAGCGCCCACAGGTGGATGCCGCCGAGCCACGTCGTGCCCGGGGCGGCGCCGATCGCTTCGACCACGGTCGGCGGCGGCGCGATCGCCCCCGCGAACGTCGCGCCGTCCGGCGCGGTGGTCACGCCCAGGTTCGTGGCGATCCGTACGCCGGGAAACGCCGGCGCGATGTCGTTGACCGTGGTCGAAGCGCCGAGGGCGTCGGCCGCGTCGTAGCGCACGAACGACAGCGTCTGTGCCGCCGGATCGCCGCGCCACAAGCCGGCCGCGTTGCCGCGCGCGGCGAGCCACACGACCGCAGCGTCCGGGTCGTACCATACGCTGCCGATGTCGCGGTCGAAGGTGTCGGGGCCGGTGAACGTCCACGCGCTCGCGAGGTTGGTGAACGTGCCGGCGGCCGGGTCGAAGCGGAAGGCGCCTTCGCGCGACGCGATCCACAGCGCGCCGCCGCCGAACGACAAATCGTCGATGGCCTGACCGCCCGGCAGGCCGTCGACCTTCTGCCACCCGTGCACGTCGAACGCGAGCGCGTTCGCGTGCGCCTCGTTGCCCGCGCCGTCCGTGACGGTGAGCTGCGCGACGTAGGCGCGGCCCGGCACGCGGCCGACGAGGTCGACGTCGCGCGCTTGCAGGCTCGGCACCAGCGTGTTCGTGGTCGCGTCGAGCGGACCGATCTGCCAGCGGTACGCGATCGGCGGCGTCTGGACGCACGAGCCGGCGGCGCTCAGGCGCACGCTGTCGCCCAGGCGGATGTGAACCACCGGGTCGGACGCGCCAGGGACGGGCATCTGGCCGTCGACGGAGATGCGCGCGAGCAGCGCGGCCGGGCAGTCGGGCGCCGCGTCGGCCCGCGCCGCATCGGCCTGCGCGTCGGGTGGCGTGCCGGCGTCGCCGGCGGCGCCGCGCGGGTCGAACGAGCACGCGGCGACGGCGCAGAGCGCGACTGTGGCGGTCGCGTTACGGCGTGCGCGGGGCGCGCTTCTTGCCGGGCTGCGTCGGACGATCGTTGCGCTCCTTGCGAGGGGGATCCGCGGGCTCACCGAGTTCCTCGCGTAATTTTACCCCGAAACGGTCCAGGAGACCCTGTTCCATGTAGTCCGGCCGGTCCTCGAGCCGGACGATCAGCCGCGAGGCGCGGCGCCCCTCCGAATCGCGCACTCGCGCCACCTCCCACGAGCCCCGGTAGGTGTGCCCGTCTTCGGCCAGCTCGAACAGGATGTAGCCCGCCTCGGCGTCTCGCTCCACGATCTTCATGCCCTCGTCGATGCGCAAAAACCGCACCGCCGCGGGAAAGACCTGCTCGTACGGGTAGCTCACCGTTCGGGCCGTCTTGGCCGCGGCAATTCCAGTGGTCCCGATCACCGCGATCACCGCGACGGCGACCGCGCATGAAGCCGGCTGCAGCGCCCGGTTCATACGGCCTCCTTTGTTTTCTCGAACACCTCGTGAAACGACACGTACGGGCTCGCCAGGGCGAGCGCGCCGGCGCCGACGTACCAGATGACCTGCAGGCCGTGCAGCACGATCGCGAACGCCATGCCGGCCCCGTCGATTACGGACGAGGGCAGATACAGCGACAGGCCGATCTTCGTGAACGCGTGGAACTGCCCGACCAGCCCGGGGGCGTTCGGCAAGATGATGCCGACCGCGATCAGTCCCATCGTCGCGAACGCGCCCGCCACCGACAGGTCGAGCCCGAATCCGCGGGCGAGCACGAACACGCTCAGCCCGTTGGCCCCCCAGTACGCGGCGGTCCACGCGGCAAACGCGGCGAGGTTGCGCCGATCGTCGAGCACCAGGAACCCGCTGATGAGCCGCAACAGCCCCGCCTCGACGGCGTCGGCGATCCGGGGCGACAGCGCCCGCAACAGCGATGCGCGGGTGGCGAACCGCACGGTCCGCTCCGGGTTGCGCAGCGCGAATACCAGGAACGTCATCGCCGCCGCGAACACGCCGAGCGACGTGTACGCCACCGGCATCATCCAGCTCGGCGCGTCCGGACCGCGCCGGGCGTACAGCAGGGCGAACACCAGCAGCGACACCATCAGCCCGTCGGCGATGCGCTCGACCGCGATCGTGCCGAGCGCGCGGGCGCCCGACACCTTGCCGCGGTCGCGGATCAGCGCCGGGCGGACGAACTCGCCCAGACGAGCGGGCAGCGCGAGGACGGCCATGAACCCGACGGTGGAGACGGCGAGCAAGCGGCTTGCCGGCAGGCGCACGCCGATCGGCTCGAGCAGATACGTCCACCGCCACGCGCGCGCGAAGTGGACGCATGCCAGCAGCGCGATATAGCCGGCCAGATACGGGGCGAACGCGGCGATGTCGAGCGCGTGAAACGCCGCTCGGAGCTGTGCGGCCTGGTCTGCGTTGGGCCATACGAACCACAGGCACGCGGCCAGCATCGCCAGCGACAGGGCGAGATTGATGGCGAACTTCATGCGTCGGGCAGCTCCCCGGCGAGGATGCGGCGCGGGTGGTCGGCGAGCAAGCGGTCGACCGCCGCGTCACCGCATTTTTTGCGGATCCACGCGATGCCCTCGGCGGCCGAGCGCACGTCCGTCGGCGTGTGCGCGTCGGACGCGACCGCGTGCGCGATGCCGTCGGCCACCAGCCGGCGGGCGAGCTTGCCCGGCCGCCGGCCGTGGTAGCCCGCGACCGCGCCGAGGTCGACGACCAGTGCGCACGTCTGGCGCAGCCGGTCGAGCGCGGCGTCGTCGGCGCACAGCGCCGGGTAGCGCTCGGGATGGGCGAGTACCGGCAGCCGCCCGGCGACCCGGAATGCGAACAGCCGGTCGAGGAGTCCGGGAGGCACGTGGGTCACCGGCAGCTCGACGAGGAACGCCGGGCCGGCACCGTACGCCGGGACCGCGCCGCGCGCACTGCGCTCGTAGAACACGTCGTCCCACATGTTTTCGGCCGCGACCGTCAGCGCACAGGGCAGGGCGCCTTCGGCCCGCAGCGCCGCCTCGGCCGCGGCGATGTCGTCCGCCGTCGGCAAGAACTGGCCCGCCTTCTGGTGCGGGGTCGCGCACACGCGCTCGAAGCCGATCGCCGCGAGTCCCCGCAGCATGTCGAGGCCGGTGGCGGCGTCCGGGGCTCCGTCGTCGATGCCCGGCAGCACGTGACTGTGTAAGTCGATGAACCCCACGGGATGGATGGCGAGCGGCGAGCGCGGCGTGCGCGGCGCCGGGGGGCGCCCCTTGGGCGGCGCGGAGGCCGCCCGGTTTGTTACCCCAGCGACCGCCGTGCGGGCAACTGTCGGGCCGCCGTCCTACATGTAGGTTGGCCGGCGATGCATTCGCACCTGGCCTCGTGCGTTGATCACGTTCATAATGACGTGTTAATAGTGTGTTTTCACAGGGTCCGGCGCACGGCGCGCCGCTCGACGCCCCGGAGATAGCGACGTATGGCCGAGAAGCGCGAAAACTCCGTCCTGTTTTCTCTGCGCGAGTTGCAGCAGATCGAAGAGGAACGGATCACCGAGGAAGAGGAGGCTCGCCGGCGCGCGGAG from Deltaproteobacteria bacterium harbors:
- a CDS encoding ATP-binding cassette domain-containing protein yields the protein MIRIEGVRIAFGRTPLLDGVDLAIPRGARFGIIGPAACGKTVLLKLICGLLRPDAGRIVVGGDEVTALSEPELMRVRQRIGMLFQNYALFDFMTVEQNVAFPLVRRGDLPPDAIATRVRERLRAVGLAGSEGKFPAELSGGMKKRAGIARATVARCDLVLYDEPTAGLDPVTTSKIYDLLRADHAETGATVVAVSSDVAALCRFTDQVAMIYDGAVRYCGPSTAIADAADPVVRQFVRGELEGPL
- a CDS encoding aminotransferase class I/II-fold pyridoxal phosphate-dependent enzyme, translated to MTPATPVIDLRSDTVTRPSPAMRRAMAEAEVGDDVLGDDPTVRRLQDRVADLLGTEAALFVPSGTMANQIALHVNARPGDDVLVGRSAHTYTFEAGAGGAFAGVQFTVLDGDGRFSAAQVEAAYKPDDHHAPPTSLVVVENTHNMGGGLCWDRDALAGVLAAARRLGLRAHLDGARLWNAAVAQGVPERDLAAGFDTVQVCLSKGLGAPAGSLICGRADDIRRAHRLRKMLGGAMRQVGILAAAGLFALDHNRARLADDHANARLLGEALANADGFSVDVDRIHTNIVLVDVDVSRGTAADVARRAAHRGVLVVPVGPQRLRLVTHYDVDRAACARAAELLAAA
- a CDS encoding UPF0104 family protein yields the protein MKFAINLALSLAMLAACLWFVWPNADQAAQLRAAFHALDIAAFAPYLAGYIALLACVHFARAWRWTYLLEPIGVRLPASRLLAVSTVGFMAVLALPARLGEFVRPALIRDRGKVSGARALGTIAVERIADGLMVSLLVFALLYARRGPDAPSWMMPVAYTSLGVFAAAMTFLVFALRNPERTVRFATRASLLRALSPRIADAVEAGLLRLISGFLVLDDRRNLAAFAAWTAAYWGANGLSVFVLARGFGLDLSVAGAFATMGLIAVGIILPNAPGLVGQFHAFTKIGLSLYLPSSVIDGAGMAFAIVLHGLQVIWYVGAGALALASPYVSFHEVFEKTKEAV